Within the Streptomyces sp. YIM 121038 genome, the region GCCTTCTTCCCCGCGTCGTAGCCGGTCGTCGCCCTCGACGCTGCTGACCTGTAACTATTCAGGATGAAAGAGGCCGAAGGAATCAGGCCGGCCTCCTCACCTATGGCTTCACATCGAGACGCACGAGCGCGCCGATCTCCACGAGTTGGTCCGGCAGTGCCAAGTCGGAAACGCCCATGACCGTGCTGGCGGGCCGGTGCTCCCCGAAGTACTCGGCGTGGAGGCGTGCTGTCGTGTCGAAGTTCTCCCGCAGGTTCCTCACCAGAACCGTGGTCTCCACTATCTGGCTACGCTCGGCCCCGAACTGCCTCAGCACCAGGTCCAGATTCTCCAGCGTGGTGCGGACCTGCAGTGCGAAGTCGCCGGCACCCACGAAGTTGCCGTGACGGTCATGAGACAGCTGCCCCGACACATAAACCGTGTCACCCACCTGAGTGGCCTGACTGTACCCGTACAACGACTCCCACGGCATGCCGAACCCGAATGCCTTCACCTGAGAACTCATGACTCACTCCCTTGATACAGCGCGCGGAACCGTCAGTTGCAGACGGGCCCCTTGCGTGTAGAAGTTACGGGTCCGTACAAGCGATGCTTGTCTGGTAGCGCCTTCCAAGTGTTCTCTGTGCGCACAAAATTGGCTGCAGTGGGCTCCTC harbors:
- a CDS encoding Rid family hydrolase, producing MSSQVKAFGFGMPWESLYGYSQATQVGDTVYVSGQLSHDRHGNFVGAGDFALQVRTTLENLDLVLRQFGAERSQIVETTVLVRNLRENFDTTARLHAEYFGEHRPASTVMGVSDLALPDQLVEIGALVRLDVKP